In Plutella xylostella chromosome 4, ilPluXylo3.1, whole genome shotgun sequence, a genomic segment contains:
- the LOC125490698 gene encoding uncharacterized protein LOC125490698 — MNTTNRAATKTSSSPDLSTLTEPAGSTTVRVNKRVRLEESMEREDQMDFKSELKSITTLLRQQSSRFDDFEKIAVDFTSIKSRLEDIQATNKLLLEDHRKLAAELIDIKQREDVTNARVDSIEAKLTTTTATIGELTQQLRLKDQQSRMNNLEISGIPQLSGENLQTILQNIAVKVGYTLRETDVDYIHRVRRYAPANNSNKGTSTPTPHTPPPNIIVRFSQRQRKSDMLAAVRVRRGLTTADAGIDGAAKPIFVNEHLAPHNKVLHGRARRLGKELGYKYIYTRDCKIFLRKTDISKPFPILSEEDLVKIV; from the coding sequence ATGAATACCACCAACCGTGCCGCTACTAAAACATCTTCGAGTCCAGACTTATCGACGCTCACTGAACCTGCTGGAAGCACTACTGTCCGCGTCAATAAGCGAGTGCGGCTTGAGGAAAGTATGGAGCGCGAGGACCAAATGGACTTCAAATCAGAACTGAAGTCCATAACTACACTGCTACGTCAACAAAGCTCAAGATTTGATGACTTCGAAAAAATCGCCGTGGATTTTACCTCTATTAAAAGTCGCCTAGAGGATATACAGGCCACCAACAAACTGCTACTCGAGGACCATCGTAAACTCGCGGCTGAGTTGATCGACATAAAACAACGCGAAGACGTCACCAACGCCAGGGTTGATTCCATCGAAGCTAAACTGACGACCACCACCGCAACTATCGGAGAGCTTACTCAACAGTTGCGCCTCAAGGACCAACAGTCACGTATGAACAACCTTGAAATCTCTGGGATACCTCAGCTGAGCGGAGAAAATCTTCAGACCATTCTACAAAACATAGCAGTCAAGGTTGGGTATACGCTGAGAGAAACAGATGTTGATTATATTCACCGGGTTCGTAGGTATGCACCTGCTAATAACTCAAACAAAGGTACGAGCACACCTACACCCCACACACCTCCCCCAAATATAATAGTCAGATTCTCTCAACGCCAGAGGAAAAGCGATATGCTAGCTGCCGTCCGTGTGCGCCGAGGCTTGACCACTGCTGATGCCGGCATTGACGGAGCCGCCAAGCCTATCTTCGTGAACGAGCACCTAGCCCCCCACAACAAGGTGCTGCATGGCCGTGCAAGACGCCTAGGTAAAGAACTTGGTTACAAGTACATCTACACCCGCGATTGCAAAATTTTCTTACGTAAAACCGACATCTCGAAGCCTTTCCCTATACTATCTGAAGAAGATTTAGTTAAAATTGTTTGA